A segment of the Streptomyces sp. Tu 2975 genome:
TTCCCACCGAGGTAGTAGCGGATCTTCGCGGGAGCGTGGCTGCCGAGCCCCTTCTCGTACACCACTCCCCCGATCCGCAGCGGGTCACCGTCACCGGTGCCGGTCTCGCCGTTGGACAGGTCGCGCTCGACCGGGCCCCAGCCGTTGGTGGCGGACGTCCAGTCCAGGTCGCTCGCCCATGCGTCGGCGGCGGGCGGCGGCGGAAGGGTCCGCACGGAGGTGGCCGCGGTGAGCTCGCGGGCCGAGCCGCCCACGGTGTACGTGGCCGTGAAGCCGAGGGAGTACGCGCGGTACTCGGCATCGGCGGGCGGTGTCACCTGCCAGCTGCCGGTGACCTTCGCGCCGGGCGCCACCGTCTCGAACGACACCGGTCCCGCGGGCTCCGCCGTCCACCCCTCGGGCAGCCGGAGCGCCAGCCGCACATCCGCTGCGGCGGTCTGCTCGTCGTTGGTGAAGACGGCCTCGACCTCGTTCTTGTCGCCCGGTTCGAGGGCCTCCCCTGCGGTCACGCCGAGGGTGCCGCACGCCGTGGGTCGCGCAGCCGGGCCGAGGTCGGTGACCGTGAAGCCGTCCATGACGAAGTCGGCGCCGTCCGGTGCGTCCCCCCGCTTGCGCAGCCCGGTCCAGGTGTCGCCGCAGCCCGCGGTCACCGTCTCGGAGAAGTGGCCGGTGGTCCGCTGCTGCCCGAGGGGCGTTCGGCGTCGCTCGACGGAGCCGCCGGCGGCCCGGTCGTGGCCGGTCACCCACTCGTAGGCGCCGGCGTGAGAGGACTGGTAGTCGTACTCGACCCGGTAGCTGTGGCCGTCCTTCATCGGAACGGTCCAGGGCGCGGTGCGGTACACGAGTCCGGTGTTCTCGTCGTGGGCCTTGAGCGACTCCTTGCCGCCGAGCACGTCGTCGATCAGCTTTCCGTTCCAGCCGGCCTGGGTGTACGGGGCGTGCAGTTGGCTCACATGGGTGCGCGGGTCGGTCGTGCCGCCCGCGTCGCCCTTGAGGAACGGCCCCCAGCCCTGGTCGACGGCCTCGAAGTCCTCGTGGACGAGGGTTCCCGCCTTGGTGGTGGGGGCGTTCGCGACGATGCGTATGTCGTCGATCCGTACCCGGGCGTCGGTGCCTGCCGCGGCCTCGATCCGCAGGGTCGCCGTGTCATCCGGCGCGGTGAAGTCGACCTTGGCCCGCTGCATGTGGGTGCTGTGCCAGTCGGACGCGGCGACCTGGTTCTTCGCCGTGGAGCGTTCGACGGTCACGGACTCCCCCGCGATCGACAGACCGGTGCGGCGGGAGCTGCCGGGTTCGACCTCGATCCACGCGGACGCGGTGTACCGCTCGCCCGCCTCCAGCCCGGTGATCCGCTGGGACAGGGACGCGGCGCCGGGGCCTTCGAGTGCGGCACTGTTGCGGCCGTGGCCGTCGGTGTCACGGGTGACACCGCCGTCCTTGGTCCACGCGTCGAGCGAGACGTCGTTGAAACCGGGGTCGGCGACCGGGCCGCCCTCGCCCCAGCGGGGGTCGCGCTGTTCGGGAGCACGGTCGGGGTGGAGCACGTACGGCTGTCCCGCGGTGGCGGTGAGGGTGATCCGGCCGGCCTGCGGACGTACGGTGCCCGCCTTCACCCGGCCGTTGTCGGTGAGCCTGTAGACGGTGTACGGGCCGCTGCCCTCCACGGCCCAACTGCTGGTGCCGCCGCTCTTGTTGTAGTGGTACAGCTTCTCGCCGCCGACCCAGGGAAGCAGATAGCGGTCTCCGTCGAGGACCTTGCGGCCGTCGTCGTAGAACGTTCGGCGGCCGTCCTCCACGGTGCCGCGCAGACCGCCGGTGAAGCGGATGTCGTTGCCGTTCCAGCGGGTGATCCGCTCGTGCTGGAGGTACTTGGCGGGCAGGTCACGCTGCCAGACGTTGTCGTAGAAGGCGTTCCAGTCGGTCTCGCCGGTCCAGCCCTCGAAGTCCTCGAGGGCGGTCCGGCCGAGGACCGGGTGGTTGTTCCAGACGTCCTTCTCGCCGTTGCGGATGAAGCGGATGATCTGCGAGTTCAGGCCCTTGTTGGTGGCTCCGCCGTAGTCGAGGTCGTTGGCCCAGTGCGACCAGAGCGAGGCCCGCTCGAACTTGTCCGCCCATTCCGTGCCGACGGTCCAGCCCTGCCGCTGCACGGCCTGGATCGTCTTGTCGGCGATCCAGCCGTGCGTGTAGTAGACGTCGATGTAGAGGAAGTCGAGATTGCGGTGCGTCTCGTCGCGCAGTTGCTGGAAGCGGCGCGCGAGGTCACCGCTGTTGATGTCGCGGCGCTGGTCGATGTAGTAGCTCTGGTTGAGCCAGTTCCAGCCGGGCTT
Coding sequences within it:
- a CDS encoding endo-alpha-N-acetylgalactosaminidase family protein, with the protein product MPRRFRAAGALAAASCAVFALAGPAFPASPADGPGAVTASGAGPVISSGLLSVNVADDFPRVLSYTDRASGAVLLGSTAPVTEVTLNGTPYAVRLAGAPRVERSAARYALVFPALPGVGVEAVLKVSGRAVTFKVVAVRDTEAFRVGTIDIPGHDLVSVGSTERGAATAFTRLDPDSTRTADVFADVTDSTPTETAPVGATYAIVNTGALAAAVESNSSYDRPSGPTGGDDARFWHQARKAADGSVRVGVRSGQWTYRGAGAPQPESGDGLPWAKVVVTPDANGDRKVDWQDGAVAFRAIGVTAPGSEATPERVVTHIPFNFASQATHPFLRTLDDVKRISLATDGLGQLAVLKGYGSEGHDSAHPDYGGNYNKRAGGLTDLNKLLEEGEKWGADFGVHVNATESYPEANAFDEKLVDSTKPGWNWLNQSYYIDQRRDINSGDLARRFQQLRDETHRNLDFLYIDVYYTHGWIADKTIQAVQRQGWTVGTEWADKFERASLWSHWANDLDYGGATNKGLNSQIIRFIRNGEKDVWNNHPVLGRTALEDFEGWTGETDWNAFYDNVWQRDLPAKYLQHERITRWNGNDIRFTGGLRGTVEDGRRTFYDDGRKVLDGDRYLLPWVGGEKLYHYNKSGGTSSWAVEGSGPYTVYRLTDNGRVKAGTVRPQAGRITLTATAGQPYVLHPDRAPEQRDPRWGEGGPVADPGFNDVSLDAWTKDGGVTRDTDGHGRNSAALEGPGAASLSQRITGLEAGERYTASAWIEVEPGSSRRTGLSIAGESVTVERSTAKNQVAASDWHSTHMQRAKVDFTAPDDTATLRIEAAAGTDARVRIDDIRIVANAPTTKAGTLVHEDFEAVDQGWGPFLKGDAGGTTDPRTHVSQLHAPYTQAGWNGKLIDDVLGGKESLKAHDENTGLVYRTAPWTVPMKDGHSYRVEYDYQSSHAGAYEWVTGHDRAAGGSVERRRTPLGQQRTTGHFSETVTAGCGDTWTGLRKRGDAPDGADFVMDGFTVTDLGPAARPTACGTLGVTAGEALEPGDKNEVEAVFTNDEQTAAADVRLALRLPEGWTAEPAGPVSFETVAPGAKVTGSWQVTPPADAEYRAYSLGFTATYTVGGSARELTAATSVRTLPPPPAADAWASDLDWTSATNGWGPVERDLSNGETGTGDGDPLRIGGVVYEKGLGSHAPAKIRYYLGGKCTSFTAQVGVDDVQTSRGTVRFSVVVDGTEKTASPVLKAADPAWALTADVTGADHVELVAGDAGDGSGNDHADWGAARFHCGS